In Vibrio sp. 10N, the following proteins share a genomic window:
- a CDS encoding ABC transporter ATP-binding protein, with the protein MSLLDVKDLRVEFTTQDGIVTAVNDLNFSLNQGETLGIVGESGSGKSQTVFSIMGLLAKNGIISGSAKFEGKEILNLPEKELNKVRAEQIAMIFQDPMTSLNPYMKVSDQLMEVLMLHKGMGKAEAFEESVRMLEAVKIPEARKRITMYPHEFSGGMRQRVMIAMALLCRPKLLIADEPTTALDVTVQAQIMDLLNELKSEFNTAIIMITHDLGVVAGSCDKVLVMYAGRTMEYGTVDEIFYNPSHPYAEGLLKAIPRLDTEGEILPTIPGNPPNLLRLPPGCPYQERCHRATPQCSVEAPKLENFGQGRQRACFSDWEAWAK; encoded by the coding sequence ATGAGCTTATTAGATGTAAAAGATCTGCGTGTCGAATTTACCACGCAGGACGGTATTGTTACCGCTGTTAACGACCTGAACTTCTCACTAAACCAAGGCGAAACGCTGGGTATCGTAGGTGAGTCTGGTTCCGGTAAATCTCAGACGGTATTCTCTATCATGGGTCTGCTTGCGAAAAACGGCATTATCTCTGGTAGTGCTAAGTTTGAAGGCAAAGAGATCTTAAACCTGCCTGAGAAAGAGCTTAACAAAGTTCGTGCAGAACAAATCGCGATGATCTTCCAAGATCCAATGACCTCGCTAAACCCTTATATGAAGGTGAGCGATCAGTTGATGGAAGTACTCATGCTTCATAAAGGCATGGGCAAAGCAGAAGCATTCGAAGAGTCTGTTCGTATGCTAGAAGCGGTTAAGATCCCTGAAGCGCGTAAGCGTATCACTATGTATCCGCACGAGTTTTCTGGCGGTATGCGTCAGCGTGTAATGATTGCAATGGCGCTACTATGTCGTCCAAAGCTTTTGATTGCCGATGAGCCAACAACGGCACTCGATGTAACCGTTCAAGCACAGATCATGGATCTTCTGAACGAGCTTAAATCAGAATTTAACACAGCGATCATCATGATCACCCACGACCTGGGTGTCGTTGCGGGTTCATGTGACAAAGTATTGGTGATGTACGCGGGTCGTACTATGGAATACGGCACTGTAGATGAGATCTTCTACAACCCAAGTCACCCATACGCAGAAGGTCTGCTAAAAGCGATTCCTCGTTTGGATACTGAAGGTGAAATTCTACCGACGATTCCAGGCAACCCACCAAACTTGCTACGTCTACCACCAGGCTGCCCTTACCAAGAGCGCTGTCACCGCGCAACACCTCAGTGTAGCGTGGAAGCACCAAAGCTAGAGAACTTTGGTCAAGGTCGTCAACGTGCGTGTTTTTCTGATTGGGAGGCTTGGGCCAAATGA